The proteins below come from a single Pichia kudriavzevii chromosome 2, complete sequence genomic window:
- a CDS encoding uncharacterized protein (PKUD0B03820; similar to Saccharomyces cerevisiae YGR271W (SLH1); ancestral locus Anc_5.31) — MSSYNVASTGSYMQAMNPMREKLAELVLPGEAEALKIPANLLNEKIVSDARDEATKQVNDLLKNFENIEDDILLDYEMMDSEQTHLQDDDYSHYSDDESAKFFLIEEIKQECRRIHRKHSDEENDDHVQLFESIVSLLKSQESEVGLQSELFDTLGFEELDLITKIVSSKLEIIREYDQQKEALKRKSTGSNLLNNGLMTTEQIKAKVAENARRAREMPLSKDQTVTRYPHVFRSHDPGNMVSFTGKFYSLPMGSTREAYEKYEEVIIPKSEKRNSSAPNIFIPIRELDFLCQGTFRGYETLNRMQSLIYDVGYNTNENMLVCAPTGAGKTDVALLTVLHTIKQFISENENPGEEAVNIDIDFDEFKIVYVAPLKALASEIVEKFTKKLAWLGIKVRELTGDMQLTKAEILATQIIVTTPEKWDVVTRKSNGDTELVEKVKLLIIDEVHLLHEDRGSVIETLVARTLRQVESSQSMIRIVGLSATLPNFVDVADFLGVNRNVGMFYFDQSFRPVPLEQQLVGVRGKAGSKQARENLDEVSFEKLMQMIREGHQVMVFVHSRKDTVKTARSYIKLIRDHSYESYFDCSTEEKYPYFEREMSKNKNKDLRELFIGGFGCHHAGMSRADRNLTEKLFLSGSIKVLVCTATLAWGVNLPAAAVIVKGTQVYDSKAGGFVDLGISDVIQIFGRAGRPQFEAHGIGILCTTADSLDHYISLLLQQHPIESKLSAKLVDNLNAEISLGTVTNVEEGVQWLGYTYLYVRMKQNPFAYGIDWKELANDPLLVQRRRDLIIEAARKLHKLQMIVFDERSSGFIPKDIGRISSDFYLLNESVEIFNQMINPQASEADVLSIISMSSEFDNVKFREEEAKELEELQNEKVVCEIGPKLENSQKKTNVLLQAYISKAFVKDSALCSDMAYIAQNAARICRSLFFMGLNRRWGVFTRHMLEICKAVDKQLWPFQHPMNQFNLQSQIIKMIEAKKPTMDHLRDLNPAELGDLVHNHGMGPKLHKLIGRFPYLLLDVECFPITTNVMRIHLTIEADFVWNFEYHGNIQFFWILIEDSHASNILHFEKFILNKKSFGLSHELDFMIPLSDPPPPQIMVRAISDTWIGSQTDVAVSFKHLIKPHNDTVKTKLLKLHPLPITAFHNKEIEKIYNAKFKYFNPMQTMVFHNLYNLNSSVFVGSPTGSGKTVVAEMAIWNAFNRFPDSKVVYIAPMKALVRERVDDWKVKICGNTSHRIVELTGDSLPGVQEVRQADIIITTPEKFDGISRNWQSRKFVQQVSLVIMDEIHLLASDRGPILEMIVSRMNYISSFTKKPIRLLGLSTAVSNAMDMASWLGVKEGLFNFPQSVRPVPLKMYIDGFPDNLAFCPLMKTMNKPAFMAIKQHSPTKPVLIFVASRRQTRLTALDIIHLCGMEDNPRRFLKMREDELTPYVEKVKDDTLKLSLQFGIGLHHAGLVESDRQISHKLFEQNKIQILIATSTLAWGVNLPAHLVIIKGTQFFDAKIEGYRDMDLTDILQMMGRAGRPAFDTSGIAMVFTKESKKTFYKHFINVGFPVESSLHKVMDNHIGAEISSGTIKSRQEAMDFLTWTFLYRRAHHNPTYYGIEDLSQEGISSYLSGLVDKVIDNLVESKCLITTGEKIEPTPFLHISSYYYLSHRTIRNLLNKIKPNASFRECLRWLCEATEYDELPTRHGEELINMEMSQEMRYSADDLEDYEFIWDPHIKAFLLLQAYMSRIELPIADYAQDTVSTLDQSLRILQAYIDASSEMRYLSTTLNFIKLMQCIKQACWFDDDFVWTLPGLKVRKIDKYDERYDHDGSDWVSTLEDPPVTLKSIGALRGNKNKIDRLMDELRVNKRKRDEFLRVAGTLPTGDFKICKQNELRELEIKLVHHNKMYRKDYNIYAPKYPKPQRETWFVLLCDLNEDELYVIKRESPKKIGNVDMIASKLIVSPDLYGKKVDVVVISDFTDIYYRGKVTLKSSDSV, encoded by the coding sequence ATGTCTTCTTACAATGTCGCATCTACTGGTTCATATATGCAAGCCATGAATCCGATGCGTGAAAAACTGGCCGAATTGGTATTACCAGGTGAAGCAGAGGCATTAAAAATTCCAGCAAATCTcttaaatgaaaaaattgtgTCAGATGCAAGGGATGAAGCAACTAAACAAGTCAATGatctgttgaagaattttgagaatataGAAGATGATATTCTTTTAGATTATGAAATGATGGATTCTGAGCAAACCCATTTACAAGATGATGACTATTCACATTAcagtgatgatgaatctgCGAAATTCTTTCTTATCGAGGAAATTAAACAAGAGTGTAGGAGGATCCATAGAAAACATAGTGACGAAGAGAATGATGACCATGTACAGCTATTTGAAAGTATAGTTAGCTTGTTGAAATCACAAGAAAGTGAGGTGGGATTGCAGAGTGAATTATTCGACACTCTAggatttgaagaactaGATCTAATTACAAAAATAGTTAGTTCGAAGCTTGAAATTATTAGAGAATATgatcaacaaaaagagGCACTGAAAAGGAAGTCTACTGGCTCAAACTTACTAAACAATGGATTGATGACGACTGAGCAGATAAAGGCAAAGGTTGCTGAAAATGCTCGGCGTGCTAGAGAGATGCCACTATCCAAAGATCAAACAGTCACTAGATACCCTCATGTTTTCAGGTCGCATGATCCCGGTAACATGGTTTCATTTACGGGCAAGTTTTATTCTTTGCCAATGGGTTCAACTAGAGAAGCCTATGAAAAGTACGAGGAGGTTATTATACCAAAGTCTGAAAAACGAAATTCTTCTGCTCCTAATATCTTCATACCAATCAGAGAATTAGACTTTTTGTGTCAAGGTACCTTTAGAGGGTATGAAACCTTAAATCGTATGCAGTCTTTAATTTACGATGTTGGATATAATACCAATGAGAATATGCTGGTTTGTGCACCTACTGGTGCAGGTAAAACCGACGTTGCATTATTGACAGTATTACATACAATCAAGCAGTTTATATCTGAAAACGAAAATCCTGGGGAAGAAGCCGTTAacattgatattgattttgatgaattcaaaattgttTACGTTGCCCCACTGAAAGCTTTGGCGTCAGAAATTGTCGAGAAATTTACTAAAAAGTTAGCTTGGCTGGGTATAAAAGTTAGAGAATTAACTGGTGATATGCAATTGACTAAAGCGGAGATTCTGGCAACACAGATCATTGTAACTACTCCTGAGAAATGGGATGTTGTCACGCGTAAGTCAAACGGTGACACTGAGTTGgttgaaaaagttaaatTGTTAatcattgatgaagttCACTTGTTACATGAAGATAGAGGTAGTGTTATTGAAACTTTAGTGGCAAGAACATTGAGACAAGTTGAGAGCTCGCAATCGATGATTAGAATTGTTGGTCTATCAGCAACCTTGCCTAATTTTGTGGACGTTGCAGACTTCTTAGGAGTCAACCGTAACGTTGGTATGTTCTACTTTGATCAATCTTTTAGACCTGTTCCCTTAGAACAACAATTGGTTGGAGTTAGAGGGAAAGCGGGATCGAAACAAGCAAGAGAAAACCTAGATGAAGTGTCCTTTGAAAAGTTAATGCAAATGATCCGGGAAGGACACCAGGTGATGGTTTTCGTTCATTCACGTAAGGACACGGTTAAAACAGCCCGTTCATATATTAAATTAATTAGAGACCATTCATATGAATCTTACTTTGACTGTTCtactgaagaaaaatatccttattttgaaagagagatgtcaaaaaataagaaCAAAGATTTAAGGGAGTTATTCATAGGTGGATTTGGATGTCATCATGCTGGTATGAGTAGAGCAGATAGAAACCTAACAGAAAAATTGTTTCTGAGTGGATCTATCAAAGTTTTGGTATGTACTGCCACTTTGGCTTGGGGTGTTAATTTACCCGCAGCTGCTGTCATTGTGAAAGGTACCCAGGTTTATGATTCAAAGGCCGGAGGTTTTGTAGACTTGGGTATTTCCGATgttattcaaatttttggtAGGGCGGGTAGACCGCAATTCGAAGCTCAtggtattggtattttgtGTACAACAGCGGACTCTCTTGACCACTATATTtcattgttgttgcaaCAGCATCCTATTGAATCTAAGCTATCTGCTAAACTAGTTGACAATTTAAATGCTGAAATATCATTAGGAACAGTCACAAATGTCGAAGAAGGTGTTCAGTGGTTAGGTTATACATATTTATATGTTAGAATGAAACAAAACCCCTTTGCATACGGTATTGATTGGAAAGAACTGGCTAATGATCCTTTGTTagttcaaagaagaagagatttAATCATAGAAGCGGCTAGAAAGTTGCACAAATTACAAATGATTGTATTTGATGAAAGGTCTTCGGGCTTCATTCCAAAGGATATTGGTAGAATCTCTTCTGATTTCTATTTGTTGAACGAATCtgttgaaatttttaaCCAGATGATTAATCCACAAGCCTCTGAAGCAGATGTCTTAAGTATCATTTCCATGAGTTCAGAGTTCGATAATGTCAAATttagagaagaagaggcAAAAGAGTTAGAAGAACTgcaaaatgaaaaagtcGTTTGTGAAATAGGCccaaaacttgaaaattcacaaaaaaaaacaaatgtTTTGCTACAAGCCTATATATCCAAGGCATTTGTCAAAGATTCGGCCCTTTGTTCAGATATGGCATACATTGCACAGAATGCTGCACGTATCTGTCGttcattatttttcatGGGTCTCAATAGAAGATGGGGTGTATTCACCCGCCATATGTTAGAGATATGTAAGGCGGTTGATAAACAGCTATGGCCTTTTCAACACCCAATGAATCAATTTAATTTACAATCACAAATTATTAAAATGATTGAAGCAAAGAAACCAACTATGGATCATTTGAGAGACTTGAATCCAGCTGAATTAGGTGACTTAGTCCACAATCATGGTATGGGGCCAAAACTGCATAAGCTTATCGGTCGTTTCCCATACTTACTGCTTGACGTTGAGTGCTTCCCCATTACCACAAATGTGATGAGGATCCATTTAACCATAGAAGCTGACTTTGTCTggaattttgaatatcatGGAAATATACAATTTTTCTGgattttgattgaagaCAGCCATGCGTCTAATATTCTACATTTTGAGAAGTTTATTCTGaacaaaaaatcatttGGCTTATCTCATGAACTAGATTTCATGATCCCATTAAGTGATCCGCCACCACCGCAGATTATGGTTAGAGCAATAAGTGACACATGGATTGGTTCTCAGACAGACGTTGCAGTTTCattcaaacatttgattAAACCTCATAATGATACAGTGAAgacaaaattattgaagttACATCCATTACCGATCACTGCATTTCataataaagaaattgagaaaatctACAATGCTAAGTTTAAATATTTCAATCCAATGCAAACTATGGTGTTTCACAACTTGTATAATCTAAATTCCTCTGTTTTTGTTGGGTCACCAACTGGTTCGGGTAAAACCGTTGTTGCAGAAATGGCCATTTGGAACGCTTTCAATCGATTTCCTGACTCTAAAGTTGTTTATATTGCACCCATGAAAGCTTTAGTTAGAGAGAGGGTTGATGACTGGAAAGTTAAGATTTGTGGTAATACCAGTCATAGAATTGTGGAACTTACAGGTGATTCTTTACCTGGGGTTCAAGAAGTTCGACAAGCTGATATCATTATTACAACACCAGAAAAGTTTGACGGTATTTCACGTAACTGGCAATCTAGAAAATTCGTTCAACAAGTTTCTTTGGTCATAATGGATGAAATCCATTTATTAGCAAGTGATAGAGGTccaattttggaaatgatTGTTAGTAGAATGAACTATATTTCCTCGTTTACTAAGAAGCCGATAAGGTTACTAGGCTTATCTACAGCAGTGTCCAATGCAATGGATATGGCAAGCTGGTTGGGTGTCAAAGAAGGACTTTTCAACTTTCCTCAGAGTGTTAGGCCTGTTCCTTTAAAAATGTACATTGATGGATTTCCAGACAACTTGGCATTCTGTCCtttgatgaagacaatgaaTAAGCCTGCTTTTATGGCTATTAAACAGCACTCACCAACCAAACCAGTGCTAATTTTTGTCGCATCAAGAAGACAAACAAGATTGACAGCACTAGATATTATTCATCTTTGTGGTATGGAAGATAATCCACGTAggtttttgaagatgaggGAAGATGAACTAACGCCATATGTGGAGAAAGTTAAAGATGACACATTGAAGTTGTCGTTACAATTTGGTATCGGACTTCACCATGCGGGTTTAGTTGAGAGTGACAGGCAAATTTCTCATAAACtgtttgaacaaaataagATCCAAATTTTGATTGCAACGTCTACTTTGGCATGGGGAGTTAACTTACCTGCACACTTAGTCATTATCAAAGGTACTCAATTCTTTGAtgctaaaattgaaggataTAGGGATATGGATTTGACCGATATCTTGCAAATGATGGGTAGGGCTGGTAGGCCTGCCTTCGATACAAGCGGTATCGCCATGGTTTTCACTAAAGAGTCAAAGAAAACGTTTTATAaacatttcatcaatgttGGTTTCCCTGTTGAATCATCGCTACATAAAGTTATGGATAATCATATCGGTGCAGAAATATCGTCTGGTACAATCAAAAGTAGACAGGAAGCAATGGATTTTTTAACTTGGACCTTCCTTTATAGGAGAGCACACCATAATCCAACTTACTATGGAATTGAAGATTTATCACAAGAAGGTATAAGTTCATATTTAAGTGGATTAGTTGATAAAGTTATCGATAATTTAGTTGAATCCAAGTGTCTGATTACCACAGGGGAAAAGATTGAACCAACGCCGTTTTTGCACATCTCCTCATATTATTATTTGTCACATAGGACTATCAGGAATCTTTTGAATAAGATTAAACCTAACGCATCTTTCAGAGAATGTTTAAGGTGGTTGTGCGAAGCAACCGAGTATGATGAATTGCCTACAAGACATGGTGAAGAATTAATAAATATGGAAATGTCTCAAGAAATGAGATATTCAGCTGACGATCTTGAAGATTATGAATTTATTTGGGACCCCCACATTAAAGCATTTTTACTATTGCAGGCATATATGAGTAGGATAGAATTACCCATTGCAGATTATGCACAAGACACTGTTTCGACATTAGACCAAAGTTTGCGTATTTTGCAGGCATATATTGATGCATCATCAGAAATGAGATACTTGTCGACTACTTtaaattttatcaaattgatgCAATGTATAAAACAAGCCTGCTGgtttgatgatgactttGTGTGGACGCTCCCAGGCCTAAAAGTGAGGAAAATAGATAAGTATGATGAAAGGTACGATCACGATGGTAGTGACTGGGTATCTACTTTAGAGGATCCACCTGTTACATTAAAGTCAATTGGAGCACTGCGGGGcaataaaaacaaaatagatAGATTAATGGATGAACTGAGGGtgaataaaagaaaaagagatgAATTCTTAAGAGTTGCAGGAACTTTACCGACTGGTGACTTTAAGATATGTAAGCAAAACGAATTGAGGGAACTTGAGATCAAACTAGTCCATCATAATAAGATGTACCGTAAAGACTACAATATTTATGCACCTAAGTATCCAAAGCCACAAAGAGAAA